One stretch of Candidatus Bathyarchaeia archaeon DNA includes these proteins:
- a CDS encoding PQQ-binding-like beta-propeller repeat protein, producing MKNLTKQTTVVAILILSLSLSACMAGTSVTNATLDIDTYCFLSVAPNPTGINQQVTVVGWVNWVTPTASGAQGDRFRDITVTITKPDGSTETQGPFVADPISNIGFFYTPDQLGTYTLQMHYPGQQITGIDRYGNNVDNYYKPGQSQPVSLLVQQEQIQPYPEFELPSGYWERPINSEMRSWGAIAGNWLMAGSNNAASNGKFNPYTTAPRSSHVLWTLPIADGGLVGGELGDKDYYTGVQYEHKFNPPLIINGKLYYNTPDPPRYGYNCVDLRTGEILWFKNSTSAQQVTGGFYNYLNPGVNMGQILEVDTPNQHGAIPYLWRTSGSTLGQTAPSWSMYDAFTGNWILDIKNPPSGTTVFGPNGEILVYQLNANGKWLAMWNSTACIPPPDNASTGAWQWRPPVGSTLDGNNGWQWNVTANVIAGSSIRKIGEGSILVQAADTTVFPNLITSFGFDTNGNMKWGPKTHTIASLTSGPMNDGIWVEYEKETLTWCGYSMDTGDKVWGPNLPLTNAWAMYMSGTGNLNVGGYGKFYCITYDGAIHCYDIKTGTNLWNAESDNPGLETPYGTYPMWSGVILAGGVVYSGNGEHSPDTPLYRGEKLYAVDATSGENLWNLTGWYEYGAVADGYLVIYNYGDGRIYCFGKGQTATTVSAPQTVQPQGTPILIQGTITDQSPGKTSLGVPMAGTPAIADQYMDEWMEYLLMQHPKPDATGVQVHLTAIGPNGNTEDLGYVTSDSNGMFKKMWTPQASGEYTVVASFEGSLSYWASSSQTAIGVGGPSDGSSSSATVSSANSLPPEAFYAVSALLVVLIIVVAVLIVRKK from the coding sequence CGATACCTATTGCTTCCTAAGTGTTGCTCCTAACCCCACAGGAATTAACCAACAAGTTACCGTTGTAGGCTGGGTTAATTGGGTCACTCCAACAGCATCTGGTGCCCAAGGCGACCGCTTCCGCGACATAACTGTTACAATCACCAAACCCGACGGCAGTACCGAAACTCAGGGTCCCTTCGTGGCTGACCCGATTTCCAACATCGGCTTCTTCTACACTCCCGACCAACTCGGCACATACACTCTGCAAATGCACTATCCTGGTCAACAAATCACTGGTATAGACCGATACGGCAACAACGTTGATAACTACTACAAACCTGGGCAAAGCCAACCTGTTTCTTTGCTGGTTCAGCAAGAACAAATTCAACCTTACCCTGAATTTGAATTACCTTCAGGGTATTGGGAACGCCCCATAAACTCTGAAATGAGAAGCTGGGGAGCAATCGCAGGAAACTGGCTGATGGCGGGCTCTAACAACGCCGCAAGCAACGGGAAATTTAATCCCTACACTACCGCACCACGATCTTCTCACGTACTATGGACACTACCAATTGCTGATGGTGGCCTTGTAGGAGGCGAATTAGGAGACAAAGACTACTACACCGGCGTCCAATACGAACACAAGTTCAACCCGCCCCTGATAATCAATGGGAAACTCTACTACAACACACCTGACCCACCCCGATACGGATACAACTGTGTGGATTTGCGGACAGGCGAAATCCTATGGTTCAAAAACAGCACCTCGGCACAGCAGGTAACCGGCGGCTTCTACAACTACCTCAACCCCGGCGTAAACATGGGTCAAATCCTCGAAGTTGACACCCCCAACCAGCACGGCGCAATCCCCTACCTCTGGCGAACCAGCGGCAGCACTCTGGGACAAACAGCCCCCTCATGGTCTATGTATGACGCATTCACTGGCAACTGGATACTGGACATAAAGAACCCGCCCAGCGGAACAACCGTTTTTGGACCCAACGGCGAAATCTTGGTCTACCAGCTGAACGCAAACGGCAAATGGTTAGCCATGTGGAACTCAACTGCCTGCATCCCACCCCCAGATAACGCAAGCACCGGCGCTTGGCAGTGGAGACCCCCCGTGGGTTCAACCCTTGACGGCAACAACGGCTGGCAATGGAACGTAACCGCAAACGTGATTGCTGGATCAAGCATCCGAAAAATCGGTGAAGGCAGCATCCTAGTGCAGGCCGCGGACACAACAGTGTTTCCAAACTTGATAACTTCCTTTGGCTTTGACACAAACGGAAACATGAAGTGGGGACCAAAAACTCACACCATCGCCAGCTTGACTTCTGGTCCAATGAACGACGGTATATGGGTAGAATACGAGAAGGAAACCCTCACATGGTGTGGATACAGCATGGATACAGGCGACAAGGTTTGGGGACCAAATCTGCCTTTGACTAATGCGTGGGCTATGTACATGTCTGGCACGGGCAACTTAAACGTCGGCGGGTACGGCAAATTCTACTGTATAACCTACGACGGAGCCATCCATTGCTACGACATAAAAACTGGAACCAACCTTTGGAACGCAGAAAGCGACAATCCAGGGCTAGAAACCCCCTATGGCACCTACCCAATGTGGAGCGGCGTAATCCTTGCTGGCGGCGTAGTTTACTCTGGTAACGGTGAACACTCCCCTGACACCCCGCTTTACCGAGGCGAAAAACTCTACGCAGTTGACGCAACTTCAGGCGAAAACCTCTGGAACCTCACAGGCTGGTACGAATACGGCGCAGTCGCAGACGGTTACTTAGTGATATACAACTACGGCGACGGTCGCATCTACTGCTTTGGCAAAGGTCAAACAGCAACCACAGTCTCAGCGCCACAAACTGTTCAACCCCAAGGCACGCCAATCCTGATACAAGGCACCATAACCGACCAATCCCCTGGCAAAACCAGCTTGGGCGTTCCGATGGCTGGAACCCCTGCAATCGCAGACCAATACATGGATGAATGGATGGAGTACCTGCTGATGCAGCATCCCAAGCCCGACGCAACTGGCGTGCAAGTGCATTTGACGGCTATCGGTCCAAACGGCAACACCGAAGATTTAGGCTATGTTACAAGCGACTCTAATGGTATGTTCAAAAAGATGTGGACTCCACAAGCAAGTGGTGAATACACGGTTGTAGCCAGTTTTGAGGGTTCTCTTTCTTACTGGGCTTCATCCTCGCAAACAGCTATCGGTGTAGGCGGGCCATCAGATGGGTCATCCTCCTCTGCAACTGTTTCTTCGGCAAATTCTTTGCCTCCTGAAGCGTTCTATGCAGTTTCCGCTTTGCTGGTTGTGCTCATCATAGTTGTGGCCGTTCTCATCGTGAGGAAAAAATAG